AGATAATAGTAATATTTAAGTAATAGCTCATTAAGTTTTATTCGGAGTTATTATAATAAAAAACGATGCTTTATAGGGATTTCTCCTTTCCTAACTAAGAAAAACAAGGTAGAATAAAATTAAATATACAAGAGGAGAGTTTATTAGTGAAACCTAACCCTAATTTTTACATGCAGAAAATAAATCAAATAGTTAAGGATACAGAAGAAATTGGTTCGACCATGGGTCCACACTTTGAAGAAATTCGTCAATTAATTGATGAGGACCAAGTTTCTGAGCTGACGGAAGAAAAACAATTAGAAATTGTAGAAATCTTTAAAGAAGGAACGGCGAAATATCGTGATTTGCTAAAGACACTGTCAGATTTACGTGCACCTGCACGTGTTATTGGTAGCCATAAAAAATTCGAGCAAGCTTATCAGTCTTATGTAGATGGTTGCCAAGATATGATTGAAAGCATTATTAATGGAATCGATGTGGAAGCTTTTGATGCTGCTGAGAAAAAACAAGACGAAGCTTCAGACCGTATTGCTTTAACATTGCAAAAAATAACAAACCTATTGACCTAATGATTCGGTCATTGTTGTTTGCTACGGTAAGCGATATGTGTTAAGTTAAATTTAATATATATAAAGAGAGGGATCTTCTATTGAAAAATTAAGTCGATTAGTTGGAAGCTGCAAATACACTAAATCTTTTATAAAGGGAGTAGTGTGTGCAGATTTTCAAGGTCGGCTAATTTTCTTTGAAGGTCTTTTTGTATGCCTTTTTTGAAATGCCGTCCTTGGAAATAGGATTGGCATTTTTTCTTGCTTTTAAAGCAAACCGAGGTGAAGATGATGAGTAAAATTGAGATTAAGAATTTAACGTTTGGTTTTGACACTATGGCAAGTTTACTATTTGACCAAGCGAACTTGGTTATTGATACTCAGTGGAAACTAGGATTGATTGGTAGAAATGGTCGGGGGAAAACAACCTTACTGCAGTTAATTTTGGGAGAATATGCTTATAGTGGAACGATTAAACACCAAGTGGAATTCACGTATTTTCCGCAAAAAATAACTGATAAAACCCAATTAACCTATGATTGTTTGCAGGAATTATCAGTTTTTGCTCTATGGGAAATGGAACGAGAATTAAATCTATTACAGACAGATCCTGAAATTTTGTGGCGGCCTTTTAGTAGTTTGTCTGGTGGGGAAAAGACAAAAGCCTTACTAGCTTTATTATTTGTTGACGATCAATATTTTCCTTTAATTGATGAACCTACTAATCATTTAGACATTACCGCACGTCAACAAGTAGCCGATTATTTAAAAGCCAAAAAAAGTGGCTTTATTGTGGTTAGCCATGATCGTAGTTTTGTAGATGAGGTGGTAGATCATGTGCTGTCGATTGAAAAAAGTCAACTCATATTATACCAAGGTAACTTTGCTACTTATGAGCAGCAAAAAGAACAACGTGATCGCTACGAGCAAGAACAAAATCAAAAACTGAAAAAAGAAATCGGACGCTTGCAGCAATCAGCTGCGGAGAAAGCGGAGTGGTCACGAGGTAGAGAAAAAGACAAGCAAGGCAAACCTACTAAAAAGGGTAGTGGAGCAATTTATGATACGGGAGCTATTGGCGCTCGTGCAGCTCGCACTATGAAAAGATCCAAGGCCATTGTTAATCGTATGGAAGAAAAAGCTGAAGAAAAGAAAGGTTTGTTACATGATATTGAAGATGTCGATTCTTTAACAATGAACTATCAACCTTCTTATCATAAGCAATTACTTAAAGTAGAGGAATTGCAACTTAGCTATACAGAGCAATCGTTGTTTTCTCCTATTTCTTTTGAAATTGAACAAGGTCAA
This region of Tetragenococcus osmophilus genomic DNA includes:
- the abc-f gene encoding ribosomal protection-like ABC-F family protein, producing the protein MSKIEIKNLTFGFDTMASLLFDQANLVIDTQWKLGLIGRNGRGKTTLLQLILGEYAYSGTIKHQVEFTYFPQKITDKTQLTYDCLQELSVFALWEMERELNLLQTDPEILWRPFSSLSGGEKTKALLALLFVDDQYFPLIDEPTNHLDITARQQVADYLKAKKSGFIVVSHDRSFVDEVVDHVLSIEKSQLILYQGNFATYEQQKEQRDRYEQEQNQKLKKEIGRLQQSAAEKAEWSRGREKDKQGKPTKKGSGAIYDTGAIGARAARTMKRSKAIVNRMEEKAEEKKGLLHDIEDVDSLTMNYQPSYHKQLLKVEELQLSYTEQSLFSPISFEIEQGQRLAIQGANGSGKSSIIRFLLGEFTGIASGEATFAHDLSISYVRQNYEDNTGTLQEFAQAHHLSYEELLNNLHKLGVERKVFANRIEKMSLGQRKRVELAKSLATPAELFIWDEPLNYLDVFNHEQLEEVIQSVQPSMLVVEHEATFLKNIATKMIYL